A single region of the Nitrosomonas sp. Is79A3 genome encodes:
- a CDS encoding FxDxF family PEP-CTERM protein, producing the protein MKKLIGIMAFLALIMPIHSMATVVNVDAKLNSTSGGSGASVSVLSGNSFSVSVDPLDLWSAGAIPRWSNANGIDGPDLLATGLPDTNGDDPGVSAGTVIGSDIFGNWTQGGLNAPFGSLVGSFDNGISFFSIGTNFAGIAASNTLNLYYFDQNNGDNIGSILANVSLVPEPETYAMLLAGLGLLGFMARRRKESAV; encoded by the coding sequence ATGAAAAAATTAATCGGAATTATGGCATTTCTCGCACTTATTATGCCAATACACTCTATGGCGACGGTAGTAAACGTTGATGCAAAACTGAATTCCACGAGCGGTGGGAGCGGTGCAAGCGTATCTGTTTTATCAGGTAATTCTTTTTCAGTATCCGTTGATCCCCTTGACTTATGGAGTGCAGGGGCTATTCCTCGCTGGTCAAATGCGAATGGTATAGATGGCCCTGATTTGCTTGCTACCGGCTTGCCAGATACTAATGGCGACGATCCAGGTGTTTCTGCAGGCACAGTCATCGGTTCGGATATTTTTGGTAACTGGACTCAAGGTGGCCTGAATGCACCGTTTGGTTCTCTTGTCGGCTCTTTTGATAATGGTATAAGTTTTTTTAGTATCGGTACTAATTTTGCTGGAATTGCTGCCAGCAATACTTTGAACCTTTACTACTTCGATCAAAATAATGGGGATAATATAGGTAGCATTCTCGCTAATGTGTCTCTTGTGCCAGAACCTGAAACTTACGCTATGTTACTCGCTGGATTAGGCTTGCTTGGTTTTATGGCGCGTCGCAGGAAAGAATCAGCAGTTTAA
- a CDS encoding plasmid recombination protein: MHLDESAPHAHALTLPLVDNKMQGNKIMGGKGNLKRLNNLFHAEVARHYGLSRNEIKRLTSKAKESLERQVLARLAIDPAMQSMIWPCVRDAIHNDPLPYAQLLGIDQKHQPASYTGKSFVQIMTSKGKGKEINTI, encoded by the coding sequence ATGCATCTGGATGAAAGCGCGCCCCATGCTCACGCATTAACTTTGCCATTAGTGGATAACAAAATGCAGGGCAACAAGATCATGGGCGGCAAAGGTAATCTAAAGCGTTTAAACAATCTGTTTCATGCAGAAGTTGCCCGGCATTACGGCCTAAGCAGAAACGAGATTAAACGACTCACCAGCAAAGCCAAGGAATCACTGGAAAGACAGGTTTTGGCTAGATTGGCAATTGATCCGGCGATGCAATCCATGATCTGGCCATGTGTGCGTGATGCTATCCACAATGATCCGCTACCCTATGCGCAATTATTGGGGATTGATCAAAAACACCAGCCTGCAAGCTATACCGGAAAATCATTCGTGCAGATCATGACTTCCAAAGGCAAGGGAAAAGAGATAAACACTATATAG